A single Pedobacter sp. PACM 27299 DNA region contains:
- a CDS encoding SusD/RagB family nutrient-binding outer membrane lipoprotein, translated as MKTKIYSILAGMLIIASSSCKKTEALQKDPAAILNVSPKLIFTGLLLNSSQAPWTTDQRHNQFMVMNEAYYGNQSYNWTTSDYAAYTQLRNVQRMEIEAMRVGQPATAYLALAKFFKAYFFISATEMFGDIPMSEALKGASEANFKPKYDEQKEVYRQSLQLLEEANTDLTPFVLAQAKVDGDFFYGGDLAKWQKLVNSLHLRVLISLSKRADDTPDLKIKEQFAAIVANPAKYPLILSNADNFQLVYNTSNVSNNYPLWPTNGVVLKKDLRNNLGATYMNILTKTNDPRVFVVALPTDSAKLSGDPGYASQFSSFKGGRTGELQTTLKDQAIAGKLSMINFDYWLSSPSGIPAVQLGAYETNFIIAEGINRGWTTGNAASYYEQGITESIKFYGITSPTVISAFLTKNAYVGNTKAGLDQILEQKYVAFFQNSGREAYYNYRRTGVPKFDIGPANANNNLIPTRWAYPTGEYTVNDVNLKAALQRQFAGADNQNGLTWAVK; from the coding sequence ATGAAAACTAAAATATATTCAATATTAGCAGGTATGCTGATCATCGCATCTTCTTCCTGCAAAAAAACGGAAGCATTGCAAAAAGATCCTGCTGCCATCCTAAATGTCTCGCCGAAGTTGATTTTTACAGGCTTACTGCTAAACAGCTCGCAGGCACCATGGACTACAGATCAGCGCCATAACCAGTTTATGGTAATGAACGAAGCTTACTATGGAAACCAGTCTTACAATTGGACCACCTCGGATTATGCAGCTTATACGCAATTGAGAAATGTGCAGCGCATGGAAATCGAAGCGATGAGGGTAGGACAGCCTGCTACAGCATACCTGGCGCTGGCCAAGTTTTTTAAAGCTTATTTCTTCATCTCTGCCACGGAAATGTTTGGCGATATTCCGATGAGTGAAGCCTTAAAAGGGGCATCAGAAGCTAATTTTAAGCCTAAATATGATGAACAAAAAGAAGTTTATCGCCAGTCGCTGCAATTGCTGGAAGAAGCAAATACGGATTTAACGCCCTTTGTATTGGCACAGGCCAAGGTGGATGGTGATTTCTTTTATGGTGGTGATCTTGCCAAATGGCAGAAATTGGTCAACTCCTTACACCTGAGGGTATTGATCTCTTTAAGTAAACGTGCCGATGATACGCCGGATTTGAAAATAAAAGAACAGTTTGCTGCAATTGTAGCCAATCCCGCCAAATACCCATTGATCCTGAGCAATGCGGATAATTTCCAGCTGGTTTACAATACTTCGAATGTTTCCAATAACTATCCGCTATGGCCAACCAATGGTGTCGTATTGAAAAAGGACCTTCGGAATAATCTGGGAGCAACTTATATGAACATTCTGACCAAAACAAATGACCCAAGGGTATTCGTAGTGGCCTTGCCGACTGATTCTGCCAAATTAAGTGGTGACCCTGGTTATGCCAGTCAATTCAGCTCATTTAAAGGAGGACGCACCGGCGAATTGCAGACTACCTTAAAAGATCAGGCCATTGCCGGAAAACTGAGTATGATCAATTTTGACTACTGGCTTTCTTCACCTTCAGGGATTCCTGCGGTTCAGCTGGGTGCCTATGAAACTAATTTTATCATCGCCGAAGGCATCAACAGAGGCTGGACAACAGGAAATGCAGCCAGTTATTACGAACAGGGCATCACCGAATCCATCAAGTTTTATGGCATCACCAGCCCCACTGTAATTTCAGCTTTCCTGACAAAAAATGCCTATGTTGGAAATACTAAAGCAGGCTTGGATCAGATTCTGGAACAAAAATATGTAGCTTTCTTTCAGAATTCTGGTCGTGAGGCTTATTACAACTACAGAAGAACAGGAGTTCCTAAGTTTGATATTGGTCCAGCCAATGCCAATAATAATTTGATTCCAACAAGATGGGCTTATCCAACAGGAGAATATACCGTAAATGATGTAAATTTAAAAGCCGCATTGCAGCGTCAATTTGCTGGAGCGGACAATCAAAATGGACTAACCTGGGCAGTAAAATAG
- a CDS encoding GMC oxidoreductase: MENNTYDAIVVGSGISGGWAAKELCEKGLKVIMLERGGPYDHVKDYKTAQKNPWEMEHRGRTTQEQKKNNPVIHRGWAAAEEVMDGWANEKDCPYTETKPFTWWRSYRMGGRSILWGRQSYRWSPMDFEANEKDNVGVPWPIGYDDLAPWYDHVEKFAGISGSIEQLPQLPDGQFLPPMELNCVEKDIAERIKKEYHEKRHLIIGRVANLTAEIPGRTKCQFRNRCWEGCPFGGYFSTQSSTLPAAMKTGNLTVRPYSLVKEVLYDKDTKKATGVEILDTETNQTIEFKSKIIFLCASTLNTAWILMNSATEVWPEGMGSSSGELGHNVMDHHYNIGASGTVEGFEDQYVYGRRANGFYIPRFVNLGGDKRDYLRGFGYQGGAGRQGWGREIAELQLGGDLKDALTEPGQWTIGATGFGEILPYHENRVSLDKNVKDKWGLPVLNMDAEMKENELKMRKDMQEEMRAMLEASGVKNVNTYDGGHALGHGIHEMGTARMGRDPKTSVLNKWNQVWDCTNVYVTDGACMTSSACQNPSLTYMALTARAADHAVSELKKNNS, from the coding sequence TTGGAAAATAACACTTACGATGCCATTGTTGTCGGTTCCGGCATAAGCGGAGGTTGGGCCGCAAAAGAACTCTGTGAAAAGGGACTAAAAGTAATCATGTTAGAACGGGGAGGGCCTTATGATCATGTTAAAGATTATAAAACCGCTCAGAAAAATCCCTGGGAAATGGAACATCGCGGACGTACCACACAAGAACAGAAAAAGAATAATCCGGTGATTCACCGGGGTTGGGCAGCTGCCGAAGAAGTCATGGATGGATGGGCAAATGAAAAGGATTGTCCTTATACAGAAACCAAACCTTTTACCTGGTGGCGCAGCTATCGAATGGGCGGCCGCTCTATCTTATGGGGAAGGCAATCTTACCGATGGAGTCCGATGGATTTCGAAGCGAATGAAAAAGATAATGTGGGTGTGCCATGGCCAATTGGTTATGATGACCTCGCTCCATGGTATGACCATGTAGAGAAATTTGCAGGAATCAGCGGCTCTATTGAACAGCTTCCGCAATTGCCCGATGGTCAGTTTTTGCCACCTATGGAATTGAATTGCGTGGAAAAAGACATCGCCGAAAGGATAAAAAAAGAATACCATGAAAAAAGACATTTAATCATTGGAAGGGTAGCCAACCTGACCGCCGAGATTCCAGGCAGAACAAAATGCCAGTTTAGAAACCGCTGCTGGGAAGGATGTCCTTTTGGTGGATATTTTAGCACGCAATCTTCTACGTTACCCGCGGCCATGAAAACAGGAAATCTGACCGTTCGTCCTTACTCATTGGTAAAAGAGGTATTGTACGATAAGGATACTAAAAAGGCAACTGGTGTAGAGATCTTGGATACCGAAACCAATCAAACTATCGAGTTTAAAAGTAAAATAATTTTTCTATGCGCCTCGACTTTAAATACAGCCTGGATTCTGATGAATTCCGCTACGGAGGTCTGGCCGGAAGGTATGGGCAGCAGCAGTGGGGAGTTGGGACACAATGTGATGGACCACCACTATAATATTGGAGCCTCAGGAACAGTAGAAGGCTTTGAAGACCAGTATGTGTATGGCAGAAGAGCGAATGGGTTTTACATCCCCAGATTCGTTAATCTAGGCGGTGATAAACGGGATTACTTGCGTGGTTTCGGTTATCAGGGAGGTGCCGGCCGACAAGGATGGGGCAGAGAGATTGCCGAATTACAGCTTGGCGGCGACTTAAAAGATGCTTTAACCGAACCTGGGCAATGGACAATCGGTGCCACCGGATTCGGTGAAATACTTCCCTATCATGAAAATAGAGTATCACTCGATAAAAATGTGAAAGACAAATGGGGACTGCCAGTACTGAATATGGATGCAGAAATGAAAGAGAATGAGCTGAAAATGCGTAAAGATATGCAGGAAGAAATGCGTGCTATGCTGGAAGCTTCTGGCGTGAAAAACGTAAATACCTATGATGGTGGCCATGCTTTAGGACACGGAATTCATGAAATGGGGACCGCAAGAATGGGCAGAGATCCTAAAACTTCAGTGCTGAATAAATGGAACCAGGTATGGGATTGTACCAATGTTTATGTGACCGATGGTGCTTGCATGACCTCCTCTGCCTGTCAGAATCCATCCCTTACTTATATGGCTTTAACCGCCAGGGCAGCGGACCATGCCGTGTCTGAACTAAAGAAAAATAACAGCTGA
- a CDS encoding AraC family transcriptional regulator, translating into MKTLIQKIYVEEHHSFACRTYKTPNFETAWHKHLECELILITAGNGTALIGDYIGEYKEGDVFFLQSNVPHWFRKLQNNAIGSAIVLQFLSEFWGDDFLSLPEMKPIARLLRQENTGIQLQGTLSMEITAIIRQLEYAEGLDRIQLLLNAMLRIGSSAEYKVITMASSTGNSSAENSVIETIIDYSFKHFQSPISLKEISGITNMSIPAFCRFFKRNIKKSYLDFLKEIRIGHACKLLRDTDRAILDICYNSGYNSWANFSKQFKVVSKLNPSAYRKQYKK; encoded by the coding sequence ATGAAAACATTAATACAAAAAATTTATGTGGAAGAACACCATTCTTTTGCTTGCCGGACTTATAAAACACCCAATTTTGAAACGGCCTGGCACAAGCATCTGGAATGTGAATTGATCCTGATCACTGCAGGAAATGGGACAGCTTTAATCGGTGATTACATTGGAGAATATAAGGAAGGGGATGTGTTTTTCCTGCAGAGTAATGTGCCGCATTGGTTCAGAAAATTGCAGAATAACGCCATTGGCAGTGCCATTGTCCTACAGTTTTTAAGTGAGTTCTGGGGCGATGATTTTTTATCCTTACCGGAGATGAAACCTATTGCAAGGTTATTAAGACAGGAAAACACCGGGATTCAGCTACAGGGAACTTTATCTATGGAGATCACTGCCATCATCCGTCAACTAGAATATGCGGAAGGTCTGGATCGCATTCAGCTCCTTTTGAATGCGATGCTGCGCATCGGTAGCTCTGCTGAATACAAGGTCATCACCATGGCGAGCAGCACAGGAAATAGCTCTGCGGAGAATTCAGTCATAGAAACCATCATTGATTACTCCTTTAAGCACTTCCAAAGTCCCATCTCCCTAAAGGAAATCTCCGGAATCACCAATATGTCTATTCCTGCTTTTTGCCGTTTTTTTAAGCGCAACATTAAAAAAAGCTATCTAGATTTCCTCAAAGAGATTAGAATTGGCCATGCCTGTAAACTATTAAGGGATACGGATCGTGCAATTTTAGACATCTGTTACAACAGCGGTTACAATAGCTGGGCGAATTTTAGTAAACAATTCAAGGTGGTCTCGAAACTCAATCCTTCAGCCTATAGAAAGCAGTATAAAAAATAA
- a CDS encoding metallophosphoesterase family protein — translation MQERRSFLKQGLMLAGVAGLHALPLEAAAGIASELPAKAVLSFGLLTDLHHDLIKDGVARVKAFVEEMNSVKPDFILQIGDFCTPKPANKTLMETWDKFNGEKHHVIGNHDVDGGFSHDQVVDFWKSKGIYYSFDLKGYHFIILNGNERPANDTSKGYPRSISSTQYQWLKNELESTNLPVMIFCHQGIDNDLDGIREGAMLRLLFERTNKKAGFEKIKAVFSGHNHEDYHNVYNGINYIQINSAAYQFGRKGRDYEFAHTKDPLWALVTIYANGTMKVKGKSSTYMDGSKEYAGSDYPGYPTTPVISDRMIKIG, via the coding sequence ATGCAAGAAAGAAGAAGTTTTTTAAAGCAAGGATTGATGCTGGCAGGAGTGGCAGGACTTCATGCACTTCCTTTGGAGGCCGCTGCTGGAATCGCCTCAGAACTCCCTGCAAAAGCAGTTTTAAGTTTTGGCTTACTCACGGATTTACACCATGACCTGATTAAAGATGGGGTAGCCAGAGTAAAGGCTTTCGTGGAAGAAATGAATAGCGTAAAGCCTGATTTTATCCTGCAAATCGGCGATTTTTGTACGCCTAAACCCGCAAACAAAACGCTGATGGAAACCTGGGATAAATTTAATGGCGAAAAGCACCACGTCATCGGTAACCATGATGTGGATGGAGGTTTTAGCCATGATCAGGTGGTAGATTTCTGGAAGTCAAAAGGGATTTATTATTCATTTGATTTGAAGGGCTATCATTTTATCATCTTAAATGGAAATGAAAGACCAGCGAATGATACGTCTAAAGGTTATCCCAGGTCAATCAGTTCGACCCAGTACCAATGGCTCAAAAATGAATTGGAAAGCACCAATTTGCCAGTGATGATCTTTTGTCACCAGGGAATTGATAACGACCTGGATGGAATCCGAGAAGGTGCCATGCTGCGCCTGCTTTTTGAGAGAACCAATAAAAAGGCCGGTTTTGAAAAGATCAAAGCTGTTTTTAGTGGACACAATCATGAAGATTACCATAACGTATACAATGGCATCAATTACATTCAGATCAATAGCGCCGCTTATCAGTTTGGCAGGAAAGGGAGAGATTATGAATTTGCGCATACAAAGGATCCGCTTTGGGCATTGGTGACGATTTATGCCAATGGAACGATGAAGGTAAAAGGGAAAAGTTCTACCTATATGGATGGCAGTAAGGAATACGCAGGTTCAGATTATCCAGGTTATCCAACTACGCCAGTGATTTCGGACAGGATGATCAAAATCGGTTAG